One Phragmites australis chromosome 23, lpPhrAust1.1, whole genome shotgun sequence DNA window includes the following coding sequences:
- the LOC133906559 gene encoding vacuolar-sorting receptor 1-like, whose product MSIQSLAGCRQLQGSAVDWSMGFRSAGTMLRLLLCAAFLLGCCHGRFVVEKNSLKVTAPDDLKGTYECAIGNFGVPQYGGTMVGFVAYPKANKKACKSFDDFDISYKAKPGAFPTFLLVDRGDCYFTKKAWNAQNAGAAAILVADDKDEPLITMDTPEESGRADYLENITIPSALITKSFGDRLKKAIDNGDMVNVNLDWREALPHPDERVEYEFWTNSNDECGPKCDSQIDFVKNFKGAAQVLEKKGYTQFTPHYITWYCPEAFILSKQCKSQCINHGRYCAPDPEQDFSKGYDGKDVVVQNLRQVCVFKVAKEHKKPWLWWDYVTDFAIRCPMKEKKYTKECADGVIKSLGLDHKAIDKCIGDPDADEENPVLKAEQDAQIGKGSRGDVTILPTLVINNRQYRGKLDKGAVLKALCAGFRETTEPAVCLSEDIQTNECLENNGGCWQDKAANITACKDTFRGRVCECPVVKGVKFVGDGYTHCEASGSGRCEINNGGCWKETRNGQTYSACTDDGCKCPDGFKGDGTHKCEDIDECKERTACQCKECKCKNTWGSYECGCSGGLLYMKEHDTCISKNAATEVGWSFLWVIFFGLVAAGIAGYAVYKYRIRRYMDSEIRAIMAQYMPLDNQGDIHSHHIEM is encoded by the exons ATGTCAATCCAATCCCTAGCTGGGTGTCGCCAATTGCAAGGTTCCGCCGTGGATTGGAGCATGGGGTTCCGATCCGCCGGCACGATGCTGCGGTTACTGCTGTGTGCGGCGTTCCTGCTGGGTTGCTGCCACGGGAGGTTCGTGGTGGAGAAGAACAGCCTCAAGGTGACGGCGCCCGACGATCTCAAGGGCACCTACGAGTGCGCCATTGGCAACTTCGGCGTGCCCCAGTACGGCGGCACCATGGTCGGGTTCGTTGCCTACCCCAAGGCCAACAAGAAGGCGTGCAAGAGCTTCGACGATTTCGACATCTCCTACAAGGCCAAGCCGGGGGCTTTCCCCACTTTCTTGCTCGTCGACAGGGGAG ATTGCTACTTCACAAAGAAGGCATGGAATGCACAGAATGCTGGAGCAGCGGCAATCCTTGTTGCTGATGACAAGGATGAACCTCTAATTACAATGGACACCCCTGAAGAGAGCGGGAGGGCTGACTATTTAGAGAACATCACTATTCCTTCAGCGCTCATAACCAAAAGCTTCGGGGACAGGCTCAAGAAAGCAATTGATAACGGTGACATGGTCAATGTGAATTTGGATTGGAGGGAGGCCCTGCCCCACCCTGATGAGCGTGTTGAGTATGAATTTTGGACCAACAGTAATGATGAATGTGGCCCAAAATGTGATAGCCAGATTGACTTTGTCAAGAACTTTAAAGGAGCAGcacaagtacttgagaagaaggGCTACACACAGTTCACTCCCCATTACATTACCTGGTATTGCCCGGAGGCCTTCATTCTAAGCAAGCAGTGCAAGTCCCAGTGCATCAATCACGGGAGGTACTGTGCACCTGACCCTGAACAGGATTTTAGCAAAGGATATGATGGGAAAGATGTGGTGGTCCAGAATTTGCGCCAAGTTTGTGTGTTTAAAGTTGCTAAGGAGCACAAGAAACCTTGGTTATGGTGGGACTATGTTACTGATTTTGCGATTCGGTGCCCAATGAAGGAAAAGAAGTACACAAAGGAGTGTGCTGATGGAGTTATCAAGTCACTTG GCCTCGATCATAAAGCAATAGACAAGTGTATCGGCGATCCAGATGCTGATGAAGAAAATCCTGTTCTGAAAGCTGAACAGGATGCACAG ATTGGCAAGGGCTCTCGTGGTGATGTCACCATCTTACCAACTCTTGTGATCAACAATAGACAATATAGAG GGAAGCTTGACAAAGGAGCAGTTCTTAAAGCACTTTGTGCTGGTTTTCGAGAAACTACTGAGCCTGCCGTTTGCTTGAGTGAAG ATATACAAACAAATGAGTGCTTGGAGAACAATGGTGGCTGTTGGCAAGATAAGGCTGCTAACATCACTGCATGCAAG GATACTTTCCGTGGAAGAGTTTGTGAGTGTCCAGTTGTGAAAGGTGTAAAATTTGTTGGCGATGGCTACACTCATTGTGAAG CTTCGGGATCTGGGCGATGTGAAATTAACAATGGAGGATGTTGGAAAGAGACCAGGAATGGCCAGACATACTCTGCCTGCACT GATGATGGCTGTAAATGCCCGGATGGGTTCAAAGGTGATGGTACCCACAAATGTGAAG ATATTGATGAATGCAAGGAAAGGACAGCATGTCAGTGCAAAGAATGCAAATGCAAGAACACATGGGGAAGCTATGAGTGCGGCTGCAGTGGAGGCTTGCTGTACATGAAGGAGCATGATACATGCATAA GCAAAAATGCAGCAACAGAGGTAGGCTGGAGCTTCTTGTGGGTCATCTTCTTTGGCCTTGTGGCAGCAGGAATCGCAGGATATGCAGTGTACAAGTACAGGATCCGG AGGTACATGGATTCTGAGATCCGTGCCATCATGGCTCAGTACATGCCCCTGGACAACCAAGGAGATATTCATTCTCATCATATTGAGATGTGA